The following are encoded together in the Corticium candelabrum chromosome 1, ooCorCand1.1, whole genome shotgun sequence genome:
- the LOC134185319 gene encoding pulmonary surfactant-associated protein D-like, translating to MLPSYSVDVECIGSKGEPGVPGVPGPPGRQGPVGKQGAAGISGGTGLKGEVGAEGAVGPPGKQGVQGVMGRAGPPGPQGPPGKSGMMGPPGPRGPPGQTGGRGEKGERGVEGPRGLAGLDGIPGAAGPIGPVGSRGPLGVKGDRGLPGSKGEAGPQGRPGPEMSEDVLKRYFSPVKGLVERMKQLEDWKEEWTKNESRVTVAAHLVGSSGSWYTISGVITYWKTSSPSFLLGAITYSNGALTIPSDGVYYIYTHLYVDAKSGNYIQPYIRVNDNVVLYITSYHGNGRDKTKHAGVLQQLKKGDSVDIYGGGYRHYMASTRSVFGIFKID from the exons ATGCTGCCATCGTATTCTGTTGATGTGGAGTGCATTGGAAGCAAGGGAGAACCg GGTGTTCCCGGAGTTCCTGGTCCTCCAGGAAGACAG GGACCAGTAGGAAAACAAGGAGCAGCAGGAATTTCAGGCGGCACCGGCTTGAAG GGTGAGGTAGGAGCTGAAGGTGCAGTTGGTCCACCAGGTAAACAG GGAGTGCAAGGTGTGATGGGTCGTGCAGGTCCACCCGGACCTCAAGGTCCTCCAGGGAAAAGTGGAATGATG GGTCCACCGGGACCCAGAGGTCCTCCAGGACAAACGGGAGGACGTGGAGAGAAG GGGGAACGAGGAGTGGAGGGTCCAAGAGGTTTGGCTGGATTAGATGGCATTCCG GGTGCTGCAGGTCCCATCGGACCCGTAGGATCACGTGGACCATTAGGAGTGAAG GGTGATCGTGGATTACCTGGATCAAAGGGAGAAGCCGGACCACAAGGTCGTCCCGGTCCAGAG ATGAGTGAAGATGTGTTGAAACGCTATTTTTCTCCAGTCAAGGGACTGGTAGAGAGG ATGAAACAACTGGAGGATTGGAAAGAAGag TGGACAAAGAATGAGAgtagagtgactgttgcagCACATCTTGTAGGATCTTCAGGCAGTTGGTATACTATATCAG gtGTGATAACCTACTGGAAAACAAGCAGTCCATCATTCTTACTGGGTGCCATCACATACAGCAATGGAGCTCTTACAATTCCATCTGATGgtgtttactatatttatacacATCTCTACGTAGATGCAAAGAGTGGCAATTACATTCAACCTTACATCAGAGTAAATGACAATGTTGTTTTGTACATTACAAGCTACCATGGTAATGGTAGAGACAAGACCAAGCACGCTGGTGTACTTCAGCAGCTGAAAAAAGGTGATAGCGTTGACATATATGGTGGAGGATATCGACACTACATGGCCTCTACTCGTTCAGTTTTTGGTATTTTTAAGATCGACTAG
- the LOC134181664 gene encoding lymphotoxin-alpha-like encodes MSEDVLKRYFSPVKGLAERMKELEDWKEEWTKNESRMNESRVTVAAHLVGSSSNWHTISGVITYWQTSSPSFLLGAITYSNGALTIPSDGVYYIYTHLYLKANSGSYNTPYIRVNGNVVLYITSYHHHSKYKSKHAGLLQQLKKGDSVDIYGGKYQHHMASIDSVFGIFKIN; translated from the exons ATGAGTGAAGATGTGTTGAAACGTTATTTTTCTCCAGTCAAGGGACTGGCAGAGAGG ATGAAAGAACTGGAGGATTGGAAAGAAGag TGGACAAAGAATGAGAGTAGAATGAATGAGAgtagagtgactgttgcagCACATCTTGTAGGATCATCAAGCAATTGGCATACTATATCAG gtGTGATAACCTactggcaaacaagcagtccatcattcttactgggtgccatcacatacagcaatggagctcttacaattccatctgatggtgtttactatatttatacacATCTCTACTTAAAAGCCAATAGTGGCAGTTATAATACACCTTACATCAGAGTAAATGGCAATGTTGTCTTGTATATCACAAGCTACCATCATCACAGTAAATACAAATCCAAGCACGCTGGTCTACTTCAGCAGCTGAAAAAAGGTGATAGCGTTGACATATATGGTGGAAAATATCAACACCACATGGCCTCTATTGACTCAGTTTTTGGTATTTTTAAGATCAACTAG
- the LOC134189641 gene encoding lymphotoxin-alpha-like: MKELEDWKEEWTNNESRVTVAAHLVGSSDNWYTISGVITYWQTSSPSFLLGAITYSNGALTIPSDGVYYIYTHLWLNDYSGSAIDPYIRVNGNGVLYIRSHHHRSEEKTKHAGLLQQLKKGDSVDIYGGGYRHYMGAPHSVFGIFKIN, translated from the exons ATGAAGGAACTGGAGGATTGGAAAGAAGag TGGACTAACAATGAGAgtagagtgactgttgcagCACATCTTGTAGGATCATCAGACAATTGGTATACTATATCAG gtGTGATAACCTactggcaaacaagcagtccatcattcttactgggtgccatcacatacagcaatggagctcttacaattccatctgatggtgtttactatatttatacacATCTGTGGTTAAATGACTATAGTGGCAGTGCCATTGATCCTTATATCAGAGTAAATGGCAATGGTGTTTTGTATATTCGAAGCCACCATCATCGTAGTGAAGAGAAAACCAAGCACGCTGGTCTACTTCAGCAGCTGAAAAAAGGTGATAGCGTTGACATATATGGTGGAGGATATCGACACTACATGGGCGCTCCTCACTCAGTTTTTGGTATTTTTAAAATCAACTAG
- the LOC134185452 gene encoding collagen alpha-1(X) chain-like, protein MGRAGAPGPQGPPGKSGMMGPPGPRGPPGQTGGRGEKGERGVEGPRGLAGLDGIPGAAGPIGPVGSRGPLGVKGDRGLPGAKGEAGPQGRPGPEMSEDVLKRYFSPVKGLAERMKQLEDWKEEWTKNESRVTVAAHLVGSSYNWYTISGVITYWQTSSPSFLLGAITYSNGALTIPSDGVYYIYTHLDLQDKNSYIKPYIRVNGNLVLYIQSYHYHNEAKTKHAGLLQQLNKGDSVDIHGGGYQHYMGYTYSVFGIFKID, encoded by the exons ATGGGTCGTGCAGGTGCACCCGGACCTCAAGGTCCTCCAGGGAAAAGTGGAATGATG GGTCCACCGGGACCCAGAGGTCCTCCAGGACAAACAGGAGGACGTGGAGAGAAG GGGGAACGAGGAGTGGAGGGTCCAAGAGGTCTGGCTGGATTAGATGGCATTCCG GGTGCTGCAGGTCCCATCGGACCCGTAGGATCACGTGGACCATTAGGAGTGAAG GGTGATCGTGGATTACCCGGAGCAAAGGGAGAAGCTGGACCACAAGGTCGTCCCGGTCCAGAG ATGAGTGAAGATGTGTTGAAACGCTATTTTTCTCCAGTCAAGGGACTGGCAGAGAGG ATGAAACAACTGGAGGATTGGAAAGAAGag tggacaaagaatgagagtagagtgactgttgcagCACATCTTGTAGGATCATCATACAATTGGTATACTATATCAG gtGTGATAACGTactggcaaacaagcagtccaTCATTCTTACTGGGTGCCATCACATACAGCAATGGAGCTCTTACAATTCCATCTGATGGTGTTTACTATATCTATACACATCTTGACTTACAAGACAAGAACAGTTACATTAAACCTTACATCAGAGTAAATGGCAACCTTGTTTTGTACATTCAAAGCTATCATTATCATAATGAAGCCAAAACCAAGCACGCTGGTCTACTTCAGCAGCTGAACAAAGGTGATAGCGTTGACATACATGGTGGAGGATATCAACACTACATGGGCTATACTTATTCAGTTTTTGGTATTTTTAAGATCGACTAG